Below is a window of Candidatus Methylomirabilota bacterium DNA.
CGTCGAGCCCGTCAAGCTTCGGCATCATGATGTCCAGCAGCACCAGGTCAGGCTGCGCCGCGCGAGCCAGGGCCAGCGCCGCCTCGCCGTCGGCGGCGGTGATCACCTCGTAGCCGTGGGCGGCCAGGCGGGTCTGGAGGATGTCCAGGTTCATCGGGTTGTCGTCGGCGACGAGGATGCGGGGCGGCGTCCTCACGGCACGTACTCGCGGATCTTGGCCAGGAGCGCCCGCGGGCTGAACGGCTTGGTGACGTAGGCGTCGCAGCCGGCCTCGAGGGCCTTGACGTCGTCGCCGCTGAGCGCGTAGGAGGTGACCGCGATGATCGGGATCGCGCGGAGCGCGGGATGGCCCTTGATCCGCCGCGTGGCCTCGTAGCCGTCGAGGCCCGGGAGCTGGATGTCCATGAGGATCAGATCCGGGCGCTCGGTCTCGGCGAGTCGCACGCCCTCCTCGCCGGTCAGGGCCTCGAGCATCTCGTAGCCGGCGCTCTGGAGGAGATCGTGCATGATGCGCCGGTTCTCCTCGTGGTCCTCCACGACCAGGATGCGGCGGCTCACGACGCGGGCGCCTGCCGCTCGACGCGGATCGGGAGC
It encodes the following:
- a CDS encoding response regulator; this translates as MSRRILVVEDHEENRRIMHDLLQSAGYEMLEALTGEEGVRLAETERPDLILMDIQLPGLDGYEATRRIKGHPALRAIPIIAVTSYALSGDDVKALEAGCDAYVTKPFSPRALLAKIREYVP